Proteins from one Impatiens glandulifera chromosome 2, dImpGla2.1, whole genome shotgun sequence genomic window:
- the LOC124924174 gene encoding disease resistance protein RPM1-like has protein sequence MTTIAVEAALKMLVTFLANEAQSMADVRLRVSNLKDDLDYMNSSLQIAESINEKDGGLKTWVKQVRDVAYETEDVVEEFLLLLTPPSHHFLRTWLFHLQGLRTRHLLSDKIKLIHLKMKGIKERRETFSLPSTQVELGGMHLRLDALFIDDTAVVGIVNSKSQLISLLNEGDKNLLIVTVVGMGGVGKTTLVRKVYESREVKGNFDCQAWITVSQSFTTLELLRASLKSFKETKNEEVDKMDMIQLIDTLKNYLQQKRYIIVFDDIWRVEAWNHVRYAFPCCSCGSRIIFTTRNGDIASLTETNNHMFNLNPLSVEESWTLFCMKAFRGDEYKGVCPEEMHEISWRMMEKCGGLPLAIVALGGLLARKDKHDLEWQKILESLSPDTRIISELESLEKILLLSYNDLPNHLKCCILYTSMFPEDYQIRRSRLIRLWVSEGFAEDRPGGYTREKVAESYLNELVNRNMIQIVLKDNFNRVKTCQLHDVLRDVLQRKSRDESFSIVLKDEKLIQSSEKIHRVAIYENFQGAKRSLFKCLRSLLLFPISEDVVGTVNGNRKLLKTYLYGCRSLRVVELERVPLVYFPEELTELIHLKHLSLRRTYISNIPESIRKLRCLEILDLQFCYIEYLPQGILDLKNLRQLCFSRAVKVPSKIGNLTKLEKLISFEVGRKNVKEIGKLTNLRSLGVLNLTQQYWTHLSLTLEKLKRLTALYLDSHDTAPNTLKRLSLTCSSPPLLLQRLCLYATLQSVPSWIIELRYLGKLVLGNSRLENDPLRALQGLENLVVLHLLEESYSGEELSCDIEGNYPKLKELHLSEMWSLKRIVLTEGAMPRLRELQLKRCLSLETVPTGTEHLRDLQYLSSLEMPSIFSQNIRGPDGQDFWKVEHIPIIKIVSSHIYIL, from the coding sequence ATGACAACTATAGCAGTTGAGGCGGCGTTGAAAATGCTGGTTACCTTTCTTGCAAATGAAGCTCAATCAATGGCCGATGTTCGCCTAAGAGTGAGTAATTTGAAGGATGATTTGGATTACATGAATTCTTCCCTGCAGATTGCGGAatcaataaatgaaaaagacGGCGGGCTGAAGACATGGGTGAAGCAAGTCAGAGACGTGGCTTATGAGACTGAAGACGTTGTGGAAGAGTTCCTGCTTCTTTTGACCCCACCATCTCATCACTTCCTAAGAACATGGCTCTTTCATCTGCAAGGTCTGAGAACAAGGCACCTCTTATCTGATAAGATAAAACTCATTCACTTGAAGATGAAAGGAAtcaaagaaagaagagagacCTTTTCTCTTCCGAGTACACAAGTTGAATTAGGAGGTATGCACCTTAGACTTGATGCTCTATTTATTGATGATACTGCTGTTGTGGGAATTGTTAATTCTAAAAGCCAATTGATTTCATTGCTTAACGAGGGAGATAAGAATCTACTTATAGTCACCGTGGTAGGGATGGGAGGCGTTGGAAAGACCACTCTTGTGAGGAAAGTCTACGAGAGTCGAGAGGTTAAGGGCAACTTTGATTGTCAAGCTTGGATTACTGTTTCCCAGTCATTTACTACCTTGGAACTTCTTCGAGCTTCCTTGAAGAGctttaaagaaacaaaaaatgaaGAAGTAGACAAGATGGACATGATTCAATTGATCGATACATTGAAGAATTATCTGCAACAAAAGAGGTACATTATCGTGTTTGATGATATTTGGAGGGTTGAGGCGTGGAATCATGTTAGATATGCATTTCCTTGCTGTTCGTGTGGGAGTAGGATCATCTTCACTACACGTAACGGAGACATAGCCTCGTTAACCGAAACCAATAATCACATGTTCAATCTCAATCCTTTGTCTGTCGAAGAGTCTTGGACTCTTTTCTGCATGAAGGCTTTTCGAGGTGATGAATACAAAGGTGTTTGTCCCGAAGAGATGCACGAAATCTCGTGGAGAATGATGGAAAAGTGCGGAGGACTGCCTCTTGCAATTGTAGCCCTTGGGGGTTTGCTGGCTAGAAAGGATAAACATGATCTCGAATGGCAGAAAATTCTTGAAAGCCTATCTCCTGATACGAGAATCATCTCCGAACTTGAGAGTCTAGAGAAGATATTATTACTGAGTTACAACGACTTGCCAAATCATCTCAAATGTTGCATCTTGTACACAAGCATGTTTCCGGAGGATTATCAAATCAGGAGATCGAGACTCATTCGTCTATGGGTGTCCGAAGGATTCGCGGAAGACAGACCAGGAGGATATACCCGTGAAAAGGTTGCTGAGAGCTACTTAAATGAATTGGTAAACAGAAATATGATTCAAATAGTTTTGAAAGACAATTTCAACCGGGTAAAGACTTGTCAACTTCACGATGTTTTGCGCGACGTTCTTCAAAGGAAATCCAGAGACGAGTCATTTTCCATTGTGTTGAAAGATGAAAAACTAATACAATCAAGTGAGAAGATTCACCGTGTAGCAATCTATGAGAATTTTCAAGGAGCCAAGAGATCACTATTCAAATGCCTTCGATCCTTACTTCTGTTTCCTATCTCGGAAGATGTTGTTGGTACTGTTAATGGTAATCGTAAATTGTTAAAGACGTATTTATATGGTTGTCGATCGTTGAGGGTGGTGGAGCTGGAAAGGGTACCGCTTGTCTATTTCCCTGAAGAGTTAACTGAATTGATTCACTTGAAACACTTGAGCTTGAGGAGGacttatatatcaaatattccCGAGTCTATAAGAAAGTTGAGGTGTCTAGAGATACTTGATCTCCAATTTTGTTATATAGAATATCTGCCACAGGGGATCCTAGATTTGAAGAATCTTCGTCAACTGTGTTTCTCTAGAGCTGTTAAAGTTCCCTCCAAGATAGGAAATTTGACAAAGTTAGAGAAATTGATTTCGTTTGAAGTGGGTCGGAAGAATGTAAAAGAAATTGGAAAGTTGACAAATTTAAGGAGTCTAGGTGTTCTGAATCTAACTCAACAATACTGGACGCATCTATCCCTCACGTTAGAGAAATTGAAGCGTCTAACTGCTTTATACCTTGATTCACACGATACAGCTCCCAATACCTTGAAGCGTCTTTCTCTAACTTGCTCATCTCCTCCACTACTTTTGCAGCGCCTTTGCCTATATGCCACTTTACAAAGTGTGCCTAGCTGGATCATTGAACTTAGATACCTTGGAAAATTAGTTCTCGGGAATTCTAGGCTCGAGAATGATCCACTAAGAGCACTTCAGGGATTGGAAAACTTGGTAGTGCTTCATCTCCTAGAAGAATCTTATTCGGGAGAGGAATTAAGTTGTGATATTGAAGGAAACTATCCAAAGCTTAAGGAGCTCCACCTTAGTGAAATGTGGTCTTTGAAGAGAATAGTGTTGACAGAAGGAGCTATGCCTAGGCTAAGAGAGCTACAACTCAAAAGATGTCTAAGTCTAGAAACGGTACCCACAGGGACAGAACATCTCAGAGACTTGCAATATCTGTCTTCGTTGGAGATGCCTTCTATATTCTCACAAAATATAAGAGGACCAGATGGTCAAGATTTTTGGAAAGTTGAGCATATtccaataattaaaatagtttcatctcatatatatattctttaa
- the LOC124924175 gene encoding thiosulfate sulfurtransferase 16, chloroplastic-like, producing MVSNDLKDGCFFTIIHNNLKQVNEPESVSVGKAAELIRDGHKYLDVRTCDEFIAGHVSGSMNVPYMFRSWTGMSKNPKFVEEVSSQFEKKDKIVIGCQSGRRSNMAAADLLSAGFTSVTDMAGGYSEWIKCDLPTEK from the exons ATGGTGTCTAATGATTTGAAAGATGGATGCTTCTTCACCATTATACACAACAATCTGAAACAAGTGAATGAGCCTGAATCGGTTTCAGTTGGTAAAGCAGCAGAGCTCATTCGGGATGGCCATAAGTATTTGGATGTTAG GACTTGTGATGAATTCATTGCTGGACATGTTTCAGGGTCTATGAATGTTCCTTATATGTTCAGGAGTTGGACAG GAATGTCAAAAAACCCTAAGTTTGTTGAGGAGGTATCATCacagtttgagaagaaggataAAATCGTCATT GGTTGTCAAAGTGGGAGACGTTCAAATATGGCTGCAGCTGATCTTTTATCTGCT GGTTTTACCTCCGTCACTGATATGGCTGGTGGCTATTCTGAGTGGATCAAATGTGATCTTCCTACagagaaatga